In Methanomicrobium antiquum, one DNA window encodes the following:
- a CDS encoding HemK2/MTQ2 family protein methyltransferase, with translation MHDYKKQVYQPEEDTYLLLEYALKDIMPNDNVLEVGTGSGFISGKICKISKDTIAVDINPHACKMAKEAGVEVIRCSLMSCLNKKFSLILFNPPYLPTAPEEKIDDWLEYALDGGITGRETIEQFAGMLAGFMSKTGRCLLLISSLTGVSETAQIFHSKGFLSYIIAEKKLDDETLYVMRIIFDMCRF, from the coding sequence ATGCATGACTACAAAAAACAGGTTTACCAGCCTGAAGAAGATACATATCTGCTTTTGGAATATGCCTTAAAAGATATAATGCCCAACGATAATGTTCTTGAAGTTGGAACTGGCAGTGGTTTTATCTCCGGAAAAATCTGCAAAATATCAAAAGATACAATTGCCGTTGATATCAATCCGCATGCATGTAAAATGGCAAAAGAAGCGGGAGTTGAGGTTATAAGGTGCAGTTTAATGTCCTGCCTTAATAAAAAATTCTCTCTTATTCTTTTCAATCCGCCTTATCTTCCAACAGCACCGGAAGAAAAAATTGATGACTGGCTTGAATATGCACTTGACGGTGGAATTACAGGACGTGAGACAATAGAGCAATTCGCCGGAATGCTTGCCGGTTTTATGTCTAAAACCGGCAGATGTCTGCTGCTTATTTCATCTCTCACAGGGGTTTCAGAAACTGCACAAATTTTTCATTCAAAAGGTTTTCTCTCATACATTATTGCGGAAAAAAAATTAGATGACGAAACACTATATGTCATGAGAATTATTTTTGATATGTGCAGATTCTAG